From Artemia franciscana unplaced genomic scaffold, ASM3288406v1 PGA_scaffold_32, whole genome shotgun sequence, a single genomic window includes:
- the LOC136041685 gene encoding uncharacterized protein LOC136041685, translating to MCFYLEYSIDVLPKPTFFLRDITGGWSSCPPQELAQMAPLVAFGTAYPFGLNDRVAKYGDMSHVVVKCDLNAKLGSCHNYCPEVMGQHGIGDMNENGALLVDFALNNDLVIGGTLFQNKTIHKYTWTSPDSRMCNQIDHLLFSRKWRKSLLDVRGYRSADIQSDHNLMVAKIHLKLKVTQKNNKSTTHKPFNVEKLNDKETARMFQLELSNRFEALQSELEPRADVEHIWEKLQTTYREVAEEKLGYKKKKKERWNSKRTWKLIDARKSAKLSILSASDASELIVLQVSYREIDKQVKKSVRTDKRQFIEQKKALAEEAAKKGDSKTVYRLTNEMIGVKPNRTNLVKDENGALLTDPLMTDERWAIHFENLLNRPRINDQDIIPDTPFMILNLNEEPPSPEEIIAAVRKLRNGRMPGVDGITS from the exons atgtgtttttacttagaatattcgatcgatgTGTTGCCAAAACCCACATTTTTCTTACGAGATATTACGGGcggatggagttcatgcccgcCCCAAGAATTGgcccaaatggcacctctggTTGCCTtcggtacagcttatccttttgggctaaatgatcgtgtagcaaaatacggtgacatgtctcatgttgttgttaaat GTGATCTCAATGCGAAATTAGGATCTTGTCACAATTACTGTCCTGAAGTCATGGGACAACATGGAATAGGTGATATGAACGAAAACGGAGCGCTACTTGTCGACTTCGCCCTGAACAACGACCTTGTCATAGGAGGTACATTGTTTCAAAACAAGACCATTCACAAATATACATGGACTTCACCAGATAGCCGCATGTGCAATCAAATTGATCACCTCCTCTTTTCACGCAAATGGCGGAAGAGTCTACTCGACGTGAGAGGCTACAGAAGCGCTGATATACAATCAGACCATAACCTCATGGTTGCTAAGATCCATCTAAAGTTAAAAGTGacacagaaaaataataaatcgaCAACACACAAACCCTTCAACGTTGAGAAACTGAACGACAAGGAAACAGCACGAATGTTccaattagaactttcaaatagatttgaagccCTGCAATCGGAATTAGAACCAAGGGCTGATGTCGAACACATATGGGAGAAACTTCAAACCACGTACAGAGAAGTTGCAGAGGAGAAATTAggctataagaagaaaaagaaagaaagatggaATTCCAAACGAACCTGGAAACTAATTGATGCAAGAAAATCAGCCAAACTTTCCATTCTGTCGGCCTCAGACGCATCTGAATTAATTGTTCTGCAAGTCTCATATAGAGAAATAGACAAACAAGTAAAGAAGAGTGTCCGGACCGACAAGAGGCAATTTATTGAACAGAAAAAAGCTTTGGCGGAAGAAGCAGCAAAGAAGGGAGATTCGAAAACAGTCTATAGATTAACCAATGAGATGATTGGAGTCAAACCTAACAGGACTAATCTAGTAAAGGATGAGAATGGAGCCCTTTTGACAGACCCTTTGATGACTGACGAGAGGTGGGCGATCCACTTCGAGAACCTACTAAATAGACCGAGAATAAATGACCAAGATATAATTCCTGACACTCCATTTATGattcttaatttaaatgaagaacCACCGTCTCCAGAAGAAATCATAGCCGCTGTCAGAAAGCTAAGGAACGGAAGAATGCCAGGAGTAGATGGCATTACATCTTAG